TGGCAAAATGACtagaatgagagaaaaaaaataagtctttGGAAATCCAAACCCAGATGAGATACTTCCCAAAAGACTCCACCTGGAGGTGGTCCTACAAAGTCTTGAATCAAGGCGCCTGAATACATATGACAGctacagttttcaaattttatttgagtttttaaacttgaaataaaatgtaactttacaGTTACGTTGGTCTGACACATAaaaattccaatgaaatacACTGGAGTTTGCACTTGTAACGTGTCCAAATGTGGAAAGGTTCcatgggtgtgaatactttttccaaAGCACTgtacccacacacacagctcaACCTTTGATCCGCAACAGAGTGGGGAAGACTCAGGTGAGTGTCTCTGCAGCAAGTCCACACTGACAGCTGAGGTCCAGCAGCTCTGAAcacctctctctgtctgtctgccatTACAGCTTCACTCTAACAGGGTTTAGATTCAAACCTGAGTAAACACCAAGAGGTGCCGGGAGGGACCCGGCCGCAGTGTCTGAAGTGATGTACTGTAAAGCCGTAGGTAGGAAGGATACAGTGCAGTATTTACGGCTGTGGCCACCTTGGAGTGAGCTCACGAAAGAGGCACGAGCTTTCATcagcagcagagacagaaaaataacatcatATTTCACAAGTCATACTGTTTGAATTATGGCTGCggttacaaaagaaaatcagctcTGATGTGACTTAACACTGTTTTGTGCATTGTCTGCTTATCATTGCAAATTGATGCTGAGTGTTGATGCTAGGGTTCGTGAGTTTACTGAAGTCAGAGAGAGCCATCCAAGGCTTTAATAGCAAACACACTTTATAGAGATTTGTTTTCACCAGAATAACAGGCTGAAGTCAGGATCCAGTCAGCGTTATTTCCCTGTTGGATGCAGTGATAGGCCTTCGCCGAGTCTAATTCTTAGAATGTAAACGGAGAGCATTTAACTCAACCTGAAACAGTTCAATCAGTGAAGGCACAGTATTAATGGAAAATATACAGGATTTGCCAATGCTCTGGTCAAACAAAGAGCTTTTTAGAGCACAGGATTCTGTTGGCACTGAACTTCTTAATGACTCCTAGATGAGGTAAAACAACAGATGAGGTGTGGCCAATACTGGAATGGCTCCTGTGTTTGACCTCCTGGATACgtacacacacatatgcataTAAGATAAAACAAGGTTTATTTGCTACAAATGTGCAAACATGTCTGTGCCAACTCTCTCCATTCAGTTGGAGGTAGCTAAAAGTTGTTATTTGAGTTTTGTGCTGGAGGGATGGGGAGGGACAATCTGTCAGTTTAATTAGTGTTTATGTGTCTACTCAGTCATGAGAATGGCATGAATCTCATAAAGATCCTCTTTGTCAGTTCTTCACCCATCTGTGAAGCACAgttgtgacagaaaaaaaaagagttctgGAAAACAGATATTAGAAGGGGGtgtagaaaagaaagaaaataagatgCAGTGCTGTGGAAAAAGTATTTCCCCCCTCACATATTTCAAAATGCATCATGAAGAGGAAAAGGAATAAGTCGCACCTGATTTTAAGTTGCAGGACCAGCCAAACTATGAAGAAAGTGGGATTTGTAGTgtgttaaatacaaaaattttgtaaaaaattatgaagGAGAATCTCTGGCCATCAGTTTGTGAAGTTATGCTCAATAGTGTCTTGAGTCATGGAACAATAATCcttgatgtaattttttaaaaatgtaaaaatcaagtttttttttaagaagccTAGTCAATTCCTGACATTTTTGATGCTGTAACATGGTGCTAAACAGACTTTTCCACTGtggttgaattaaaacaatacatcAAAGAAGAGTGAGCCAAAATATCTCCACAGTGATGTAAAAGACTCATTGCCAGTTGTCATAAATGTTTGACGGCACCTGTTGCCCTCAAGCAAAAAGCTACTAGGGGgcaattatattttcacaaagtgGCAGGttggctatatatatatatatatatatatatatatatatatatatatatatatatatatacttttttttgctgaaaaaaaatctaatcaaatcaTCAtcttaaaactgctttttaatatattattatatttttatattattatatttgtcAGAATATGATtaatgatttgaaacatttaagtaaaaatgcagaaatagaCAAAATCTGTAGGGGAGCAAATCTCACAGTACCATACCTTTGAAACTGAGGCAGTGTGTCATTGTCCTTTTGCTTTGTGCAAGCTACAGCTTTTGGACAATAGATTTGCTTCCCTATTGAAAGACACATAATGTTGCCATGATAAGTGGGACAGTAGTTTAAGCAACAGCTCAAAGGAAAGACTGAATTTTACGGGAGCAAACAGCTGGCATTGGTATGTCAAACAAATCTGcacaaaattttacatttctcaAATTTCATTTGCTCAAACTGTTCAAAACTGAAATGCAAGAAGGCATTTTGGCAAACGAAGAGGGTTTATATACCAAACTATTTCTGTCCTCCAAGTAGTTGCCTGGCAACAAGTGGATAGTATTGGGAGAAACAGACTGGCATATAATCCCCATATAAAAAGACAGAacttgtgatttttaaaaaaaaaaactcaatggGTTTTATATAATagcttcaaaacatttttacctaTTCAGAACGGGTCTGATTTGCAAAAGAATTAAACATTTGTGACAATCAAATCTGAGCAAACCAGAGATTGTGCAGACGTCAAATTCACAAAGTTCTCACTTATAGTGGTGAGTGGTCCAGGATATATTAACCTGGACCTCCAGACCCCTCTATACGGCGAGAGACTACTGTGAGCTCCTCTTGATTTATTGAAAGTAGACACACCTTTTTAACAAGAAAGCattaatatacttttttttagtCTAGCACACTTGTAATCATAAAACTGCAGTGTTTAGGGTGTTCATACAGTGCATATAATAGATATAAAATTAGGTGCTTAGTTTGTAGATGAAGCATAATTTAGCGTAATTCGAACCATTACATGGCAGTAAAGTACTTATATGAGCCTTGCTGTTAGCTATGTACGCATTAACAGGTATTAGTGATTTACGTAGGAAAATGTAGAACCCCTACCGATTGATAGAGATTGTGCAAAGAGGAATGGTCAAATATGCCTCTTGAAAGATGGagagtgtttttcttccatctttgTATCTTTTATGTCTACTGCAAGAGAAGATCAGTTTTGGGTTGTAATTCAAAACTCTTGTTTGacacacaaatatttaaaatgtcctacCTCTACTTGAATTTGATGCCTGTTGTTGAACCTGATGCTGTTTGCATTGTGAATAAGATGCTGATAGAGCTCAGAAATGATGAGCGAAATTATGGACCTAAAAGGGAATGCAACACATTTGTAGTGATGCAGGTCttggtttttatgatttttcatcattaaaaaaatcataaaaacagtgACAAATACTGCTTAGTATTTGTCACTGTTTAGTGACAATGTATTCATCACATTTACAttcatgtaaataaatgtattcatcaCTACGCTGCCTTGTCTTTTATttgataattttaaaaaaatttaaaaatgtcttcaaagaAAAAACTCATCTGGTTTAGTATGTGACCCAGGTAGAAGAGACCATTTTGGTTTCTCCTGTTTTGTAAACATAACAAAAACCAGCTATGGACCATTTCAGCTGTACCCCTCCAACAGGTGGTTAACTCAGTTAGCTCTCTTAATTAATCTGCATTTCTGCGTCAGCAATGTGTGCACCATATGCCCAGACACAACATGATGAGAAACAATTTTAAGAACATCCTAATTACTGCTGTGGCGGAGATGTCTTGGTTGTAACACTTCCTTTCTAatcatcaatccatccatccacgtCTAACTGCTTATCATGGTTTGTActgttgtcttgtttttatgtcGTCTACGTAGCTAATAACGGGTCTCCTCTGGTCTGGCCCATGTCATTTGtgtgctgtgtgtttgtgtaacatTTACGCCTGCTCTTCATgtctccatgtttgtttgtttggtaaCCACGTTCATATGTCAGTTACTAAGCGACATAAGGCTCATCTGAAGAGGCTGGACCGGAGATGGACGCTGGGGGGTGTCATCAGTCGGCAGCAGAGCCGAGGTGAACTAAGATAAATTACCCGTtgtctccctccctctcttccttccttcctttggGTTATTGTTCTCTTTCACACCATTCCAttcattgtctctcatcacaTGACTCAGTTTGCTCCTCTCTCCACATGTgcatatttgttctgttttacatCTCGCTTTGTCTTGCAACTTAACCCATTCATCATGTAGCGCCATGCACAAAAACTAACCACTAACCAGTGCTCATCTAAAAAGAACCAGTAATGTTAAATTAACACCTTAACAAAGAAAAGCCTTACTCCAGTGAGGGCACCAACTATTAATGCTAGACtcaaattattcttttatattatagTCGTAGGATGTGAGTCGAAACTAGCACTCTGAGCTttgcagaaaatcattaccCACTCATCTGAAAGTAGTTACATAATAGACCTTGGAATGCGTTAGGCTGCATTTTAGAgctgtattttactttttatgagGAAATTAAACATGTATGTAGATTTGCAACGAGTATGGACTTTAGCAAGAAAAAGCAATTATCTTGCAGTGGTTCAGATATTTACAAGTACTGACTGATAAACAAAAAACCTCATTAATACCTGTCTTAGCGGTCTTTTGATTATgaacaaagaagaaaggaaagggaAGGCCTATGTTTAGCTCTTGGCAGTGTGAGCTCCTCTTGGGATTATAGAGAGATGTTGACTATGTTGAtgtgttgacaaaaaaaaaaaagaactttttgcAGACCCTGCAAGAATAATTTATAATGGTGTTGCAGGCAGTGTATGTTGCGGTCAAGATGATGTCTGATTCAGAATTTCCCTCTACGCTTTTTCTTAGGAAAACACTGAGGCAGTGTCTCCCCATATGCCCACATGGTGTTACATCTGTTAGATTTAACACCATGTGGTTAAAGTCCTAAATGAAAGAGGAATAAAGTATATGACATTATGAAGTGGCTATTAAGTTGGTTCAAATAAATAGATTTGCTATTGTTGCACAGAAAAGTACTTTTTATATGCTGGTCTCCCTTTTAAACTTCCCTCATCTGTTTAGACAGGAACTGCTATAATAACAGGAAACAACGATATTACTCTGCCCCTTGGCCTCATGGGAATGTAGAAATGAGCCTGATGTCTTTGCTTGCTATTATGTGCAGATTGAGGAGATGATTCCTGTCACAAGGCCATAGACACTGGGATTTTGCCCCCTATGTGTTGCGTTTTCTAGTTCAGTACTCTCAGTGTAACACTAAATATAGTATTAGTGTGATAACGGTCATGATTAACATAATTTCGTAGCATTTGTTATGTTGAGTTAGGATTGATGTAGTGCCTTCCTTAAGTATTCATATCCttagaactttttaaaacatttttacatatcACAACCAGCTTTGTGATCACAAAGTAGGTCATAACTGTAAACACAGTGATGCTGTAGTTTTTAAAGCTTCTCATagatacttaaaaaaatgtggcatgcatttcTATTCAGCCACACAGTATAAAACAattgaggtctggactttgactaggccagtctaaaacataaatatgcattgatctaaaccattccactgCAGCCCTTTTTGGGGTCACCATGCTGGAGGACGAACCTCCCCCTAAGTTTCAAGAGTTCTGCAGACTCTAACATGCTTTCTTCCAGTATTCCACTATATTTGCATAACTAAAAGTagcaccacacttttcagatttgtgggTACAACAACATGGCAAAGGGTATGAATGTTTATGAGGCATTGTAACTGATAGCAGATTGTCAGTGTAGTAAATAACTGGACATAAAGGTAAATTGAAATTAGTCTGTTTGCCTCCAAAAAGATGGAGTGTTTCATCTCCATCTTTTATGTtattatatatatgtttatttatatattcaatgagaaggtgtgtccaaacttttggtctgtactgtatatatatatataaacatatattaatatgttaataattaacataataaatgtttattcagtGGTGGTGGGGGATTCTGAATCTTCCTATCTTGTAGTGTGTGTTATTTCAAGAATTAGCTAATCAGAGAACCTTTTCATTCCAAATTTCTCTTCTACACATACcacatgtactgtatgtccCAACATCTGGTGGGAGAACAAGagaagaaaacttttatttcgTTTTTCacgttttatttactttgtcaAAAAACTCAGATCTAAgccaatttttcttttcattccttCCATCGAAccatttttggttttgttcagGATTAATTAGAGAACAACAGAccttttgaatgaaaaaaatatgttattctACCACCACCATCACGGTGCCTCACTGCTTTTTATGGATGTTGAACATCAGAATAGTGCTCAGTGTACAGTGCTTACAGTCCTCATGCAGCGTGTTGTACCTATTAGTTCTTAGTTTTATATTGTTATTTAGATCCTTGCTAAGCAATTACCTTAATACCTCGACGCACGCCATCTGCGTAAGGCCAGAGAATTCTTTTTAACTGCTGCAAtggcaaaaacattttcttaaaggcATGAATTTATAGTGtcttgtagttttttttactgcaatataaagttattttggcttcattaaaaaattataaatactgATAATGCCAGAGAgcattttaacacatgaactAAGCACATCAGTGCAACTGGCAGctgaaacatttcacaaaaatgtgattCAGTCGAAGAAAGACGGATCTCTGTATCAGTACCTTCTGTACCATTCGGTGCCAGCGTTTCATGAAAACcttcctttttgctttttctttcgtggcaatttatattttgttttaagatttatgACATTTGTCAGATCttagctgtttttttgtcattcccCTTTTCTAACAGAAGAGAAGTACATCACAGTGCAGCCTTACTCCAGCGAGGGCAAAGATGAAATTGCTTTTGAGAAAGGAGTCATTGTTGAGGTCATTCAGAAGAACCTTGAAGGCTGGTGGTTTATCAGGTACGCCTCTGCTCACTTGCTGTGGACATTTGTGTCGGccttcatataaaaaaaaggcCAATTTTACGGTTGTCTCTTCTCTCGCAGATACCAAGATAGAGAGGGCTGGGCTCCAGCTTCTTACCTCAAGAAAGTGAAGGATGATTTGTCTCCCCGTAAGAAGACTGTCACAGGCCCAGTTGAGATCATTGGAAATATCATGGAGATCAGCAACCTGCTAAACAAGAAGACTTTAAGCGAGAAGAATGTGCAGACTGAAGGAGTCCCTGAGATTCCCCAGGTTTCCAGGAAGGAGATCAGCTTGCCGATTCCCTGCACTGAATCCAGTCTAGTTAATGCTCCACAGGAGGGAAAAATCAAAATAGAGCCTGCCTCACCGGCTGTTGCCCGGATAGCCCCACATCGAGTGGAAATAGGTCAGTTGTGGTAATTgtatattatgttttatattgaaTTACTAATAGATTTGTCTCCATTTGGCTCATCATTCATTTCTCTTTTGTGATAATGGTGTCTTTTAAATCCCTGAAAATTCTACAAATCACTTTACAATGTGTTTCAATATCTATGCATTGGATGCGTTTTCTTTGTTTAAGCCACACCAACACATATAGCAAGGTTGATGTGCACTAAATCTACACAAGTACATTATCCTCCTCCCTGataaatatggatgaaaataGTAACCAAATGCCTTTTGTCTTTCAATTCTGCTTTCACAGGTTCCCCTGTCCTCAGGCAAAAACCTCCGCCTCGAAGAGATGCAACCCTGGTAAGAATAATCCATCTATTCACTTTGTTTCCTAGTTGGTTTCTTAGCTACTGAGACACATCTCACTAGTtggtcatttaaatgttttgcacagTTAGTTTAGGTAAAGGTtataaacaacaacagaaaatagcAAAGACTTCAAAAGCAAAAATCTCatcaactttattctcttagTTATTTACCAAAGTGTATgccatttaacattttgtgcaagttgtgaaaaaatatagaattacagattttttttttctttttggttttactttctgtttattttgattaagCAAATAAAGCTATCCAAACCATGTTGGctctatgtgaaaaaaaaaattgcaacctAAACCTTATATTATCTGGGTGTACAATGTTAGGTGGCAACGGCTGCCATTGGCATTTCTAAATGGCAGTCAGTCTTTCACATCCTTGTAGAGGACgttttatctgcttttttttttttttttttttacagaactgTGTTcacattggaaaaatgtttgagcATAAGTGGTCTGTCAAATATCCTAATCGGATTTAAGTCTGGCAAATGTCACATATGGCTATGTGTAGTGTCTGAAATCTTTTAACCTACTTCATGCTGTCAAATAGGTTATATTAAGTGTTCCACAAGACTGACAATCATCTGTCCTCTGGGCACCATAACTCATTTACAATAGAAATTGGGGTTGACAGAGTATGAAGAGATCACCTTTGTGTTGCTTTAAgagctttattatttaataaatgtcatcataatttgaaaaaaagcttttattttgtttaatttagcaATGTTTTTGCTACAATTAGcgaaaacctaaaaaaatatgtgttttatgGGTCAAATACTTTTACATAGCACTATATATGCAACTAGGAATGTATAAAATACCATTTAAATGTTAGGTTAACAGTCCtccaataaagtagttgtagTAATTAAACCCAAAATTgtgaagtaattttaaaataacaacagaatgaataaaaatgcaaatctgCTGTTTCAAGTTCTTTAGTTTTAAGTAAAATTACTCTTTAAATGGAGTGAGATGCAATAGTGTGCATGTTGTAtgctttttcactcattttcaaTAGGTTTAAAAGTCTCTTTTTATCATTTAGGGTTTTCAGCTGCCCTCCCCTCCAGAGCCCCCTGCAGTTGAAGCTGAGTATTACACCATTGCAGATTTCCAGTCTTGCATATCCGATGGCATCAGTTTTAATGGAGGACAGAAAGCCGAGGTAAACACCCTTTCAAGTTAAAACtatgaaacaaaatgataataaatttaaatacagtaaatgCACACAATCCTCTGCTTCATcattttagcatgttttcttaATCAGACTCATGccattaaaaatttaaacttttttgtttgtgcacTTTAGGTGATTGAAAAGAATTCTGGTGGATGGTGGTATGTCCAAATTGGTGAGAAGGAGGGTTGGGCTCCATGTTCCTACATTGACAAACGTAAAAAGCCCAACTTGAATCGGAGAACAAGCACTCTGTGCCGCCCGAAAGTACCACCTCCTGCCCCGCCTGTCAAAAAACAGGATTCAGTGGAGACAGCACCTCCTAGCAGTCCGGGATCAGATGCCCCGGAGTCTCCTGTATCTCCTAGTGGGCCAGTTTATGAAGAGCCAGAATACGATGTACCTGCCATTGGAGATCTGGATCTGGAATCTGAGTTTGAGTTTCTGAGAGGGGAAAGTTCTCTGGTGGACTTTAAGAATGAAGAAACGTCCTCTGAAAAAGGATCTCATTTGTCTTCCAAGCCATCTCCTGCTTCATCACTCCACAGCGCCTCCTTTAAATTGGGTGAATCATTTGAGGATGGTCAAGAAGCAGAAGGAGAAGCTGGGGGAGAGGAAGAATGTATCTATGAGAATGATGGCTTCCTGCCCTTCAGGGAGACCCCAGAGAGACAGTGCAGCAGAGACTCAAACTTATccaagacaagtgttttgtcaGAAAATGGCAAGACTGCAAACCAGGCATCAGGTGGATGGAGACCTGCTGGTAACAGGCTCAAGATTGACTTGAATGGGACTCCACTTTCAGCCAGATCTGAGCAAGCATCCAGTCCCAAATCTGCTTCATCTGAGTCAACCCCAGATCTCTCCAGACCAAAGAAAGACAATGAAGAAAGCAAGATGACCTCCTTCACCAAGTCTTCCTCTAAATTGAGACCTGTGGTGAGACCTAAGCCACAGCTAGCCAAAGCATCTAGCGCAGAGAAAATGGACATCAGCACCTTAAGAAGACAGCTGCGGCCAACAGGTCAGCTGAAGAATGGCACCAAAAGTAAAGGTGAAGATTCTGAGACAGCTTCAGTCATTTCCTCAGAAGATTCCTTTTCATCTCAGAGTACGTCCGATGTCTCATCTATCTACTCCAAAGGAAGCCGAGGTGAGTCTGACATGGAAGGTTTCAACCAGTATCGCACAACTGATCCCTATGAGAAAGTTCAAGACTCTGAGCTCAGCTTCCCTGCTGGGGTGGTAGTGGAGGTCCTTGAGAAGCAGGAAAGTGGCTGGTGGTATATCCGCTGGGGAGATGCAGAAGGTTGGGCTCCTACATACTTTTTGGAACCTGCCAGACAACAAGATGACATGGGAGAATATGAATCCTATGGTACACCAACCAAACCTGGATGCCTCAGCAAGTCCAACAGTCTTGAAAAGAATGAGCAAAGGGTGCGGGTGTTGAACAACATCAACCTGAATTTAAAGAAGGTCATGCCACCCATTCCTTCCAAACCTCCAGGTGGTCTCTCCAAACCTGCAAGCTTGTTCAGCTCACTTAAGCAAAATAGCACCAAACAACAGCAGGTTGTCAGACCTCAGTCTGTCTTCATCTCAGCTCCAATCCGAGACGGTGCCAGTCCTGCTGTGTCCCTCAGAAGAAATGAGTCCCTCAACTCAACAGACAACCCCCGTGTCAGCCCCACAGTGCGACGGAATGCTTCTTTTGGTGCTGTGCCTCGCAGTCTGCCATCAAACAACAGGAACAGATCTGGTACCGGCAGCTCGGAGTCTTTGGGCCTGAACTCTCCGAAGAATGCTCTTCCAGTGTCCCCAGTCAAACCTAAGCCCCACATCATCCACAATAACCTCAGGGAGGTATATGTCTCCATTGCAGATTACCATGGCGATGAGGAGACTATGGGATTTCCTGAGGGGACAAGTCTGGAGGTTCTTGAAAGAAACCCTAATGGGTGGTGGTACTGCAAGATTCTAGACAATGGCAGGCCAAGGAAAGGATGGGTTCCCTCTAATTACCTTGAGAAGAAGCACTAGATCTCTCTCTTGAGCTGACAGTGCCatagacatacagtacagaccaaaagtttggacacacagttgtgtccaaacttttggtctgtactgtacgtatCCAGTTTTATAAATGCATTGGTTTACTCTAAAAGGCTAATCCGGTACCTGCATTAATACAAGCAGCAAAGTGAAATAGTAAACAAGTCAAAACAGATTACAACTGGTGAAATGAGTCTACATGTTAAGTACCTAAGACCTTGCACTAAAAGCTTGGGATTTAGTGACATAACCAAATAGCAGCAAGAATTACTGAATGTTTGCCAGAAGTTTAAGCACgttacaaaaatattcacaaccCTTAACGACTTCACGTTACGTAATTTTACGATCACAAACGTCTGTGTATTTTGTTATTAGttttagaccaacacaaaatagtgcatagGTTAAAAGAAAGTGATTcaattttcagaaattttttttaactcagccCCTTTAGCTCTAATATCCCTAAATAAATTTAAGTGCTAGTAGTGAGTTgtacataaaatcttaataagatacagtgaagtttgtgattgtaataaGACA
The Xiphophorus hellerii strain 12219 chromosome 22, Xiphophorus_hellerii-4.1, whole genome shotgun sequence genome window above contains:
- the sh3pxd2ab gene encoding SH3 and PX domain-containing protein 2A isoform X1 — its product is MQFRTVFDVNVVDVQKRRNPSKHYVYLIKVTYSDSSSHVIYRRYSKFFDLQMRILDKFPIEAGQKDPKKRIIPFLPGKVLFRRSHIRDVAVKRLKHLDNYCNALMKLPSSISESEEVLKFFETRPEDLNPPTEDCGGSGKRKSGLDASDPMLLEQYVVVANYEKQEPAEISLQAGELVDVIEKSESGWWFVSTAEEQGWVPATYLNSHNGTRDDLELGASKAGEVTKRHKAHLKRLDRRWTLGGVISRQQSREEKYITVQPYSSEGKDEIAFEKGVIVEVIQKNLEGWWFIRYQDREGWAPASYLKKVKDDLSPRKKTVTGPVEIIGNIMEISNLLNKKTLSEKNVQTEGVPEIPQVSRKEISLPIPCTESSLVNAPQEGKIKIEPASPAVARIAPHRVEIGSPVLRQKPPPRRDATLGFQLPSPPEPPAVEAEYYTIADFQSCISDGISFNGGQKAEVIEKNSGGWWYVQIGEKEGWAPCSYIDKRKKPNLNRRTSTLCRPKVPPPAPPVKKQDSVETAPPSSPGSDAPESPVSPSGPVYEEPEYDVPAIGDLDLESEFEFLRGESSLVDFKNEETSSEKGSHLSSKPSPASSLHSASFKLGESFEDGQEAEGEAGGEEECIYENDGFLPFRETPERQCSRDSNLSKTSVLSENGKTANQASGGWRPAGNRLKIDLNGTPLSARSEQASSPKSASSESTPDLSRPKKDNEESKMTSFTKSSSKLRPVVRPKPQLAKASSAEKMDISTLRRQLRPTGQLKNGTKSKGEDSETASVISSEDSFSSQSTSDVSSIYSKGSRGESDMEGFNQYRTTDPYEKVQDSELSFPAGVVVEVLEKQESGWWYIRWGDAEGWAPTYFLEPARQQDDMGEYESYGTPTKPGCLSKSNSLEKNEQRVRVLNNINLNLKKVMPPIPSKPPGGLSKPASLFSSLKQNSTKQQQVVRPQSVFISAPIRDGASPAVSLRRNESLNSTDNPRVSPTVRRNASFGAVPRSLPSNNRNRSGTGSSESLGLNSPKNALPVSPVKPKPHIIHNNLREVYVSIADYHGDEETMGFPEGTSLEVLERNPNGWWYCKILDNGRPRKGWVPSNYLEKKH
- the sh3pxd2ab gene encoding SH3 and PX domain-containing protein 2A isoform X3, whose amino-acid sequence is MRILDKFPIEAGQKDPKKRIIPFLPGKVLFRRSHIRDVAVKRLKHLDNYCNALMKLPSSISESEEVLKFFETRPEDLNPPTEDCGGSGKRKSGLDASDPMLLEQYVVVANYEKQEPAEISLQAGELVDVIEKSESGWWFVSTAEEQGWVPATYLNSHNGTRDDLELGASKAGEVTKRHKAHLKRLDRRWTLGGVISRQQSREEKYITVQPYSSEGKDEIAFEKGVIVEVIQKNLEGWWFIRYQDREGWAPASYLKKVKDDLSPRKKTVTGPVEIIGNIMEISNLLNKKTLSEKNVQTEGVPEIPQVSRKEISLPIPCTESSLVNAPQEGKIKIEPASPAVARIAPHRVEIGSPVLRQKPPPRRDATLGFQLPSPPEPPAVEAEYYTIADFQSCISDGISFNGGQKAEVIEKNSGGWWYVQIGEKEGWAPCSYIDKRKKPNLNRRTSTLCRPKVPPPAPPVKKQDSVETAPPSSPGSDAPESPVSPSGPVYEEPEYDVPAIGDLDLESEFEFLRGESSLVDFKNEETSSEKGSHLSSKPSPASSLHSASFKLGESFEDGQEAEGEAGGEEECIYENDGFLPFRETPERQCSRDSNLSKTSVLSENGKTANQASGGWRPAGNRLKIDLNGTPLSARSEQASSPKSASSESTPDLSRPKKDNEESKMTSFTKSSSKLRPVVRPKPQLAKASSAEKMDISTLRRQLRPTGQLKNGTKSKGEDSETASVISSEDSFSSQSTSDVSSIYSKGSRGESDMEGFNQYRTTDPYEKVQDSELSFPAGVVVEVLEKQESGWWYIRWGDAEGWAPTYFLEPARQQDDMGEYESYGTPTKPGCLSKSNSLEKNEQRVRVLNNINLNLKKVMPPIPSKPPGGLSKPASLFSSLKQNSTKQQQVVRPQSVFISAPIRDGASPAVSLRRNESLNSTDNPRVSPTVRRNASFGAVPRSLPSNNRNRSGTGSSESLGLNSPKNALPVSPVKPKPHIIHNNLREVYVSIADYHGDEETMGFPEGTSLEVLERNPNGWWYCKILDNGRPRKGWVPSNYLEKKH
- the sh3pxd2ab gene encoding SH3 and PX domain-containing protein 2A isoform X2 gives rise to the protein MQFRTVFDVNVVDVQKRRNPSKHYVYLIKVTYSDSSSHVIYRRYSKFFDLQMRILDKFPIEAGQKDPKKRIIPFLPGKVLFRRSHIRDVAVKRLKHLDNYCNALMKLPSSISESEEVLKFFETRPEDLNPPTEDCGGSGKRKSGLDASDPMLLEQYVVVANYEKQEPAEISLQAGELVDVIEKSESGWWFVSTAEEQGWVPATYLNSHNGTRDDLELGASKAGEEEKYITVQPYSSEGKDEIAFEKGVIVEVIQKNLEGWWFIRYQDREGWAPASYLKKVKDDLSPRKKTVTGPVEIIGNIMEISNLLNKKTLSEKNVQTEGVPEIPQVSRKEISLPIPCTESSLVNAPQEGKIKIEPASPAVARIAPHRVEIGSPVLRQKPPPRRDATLGFQLPSPPEPPAVEAEYYTIADFQSCISDGISFNGGQKAEVIEKNSGGWWYVQIGEKEGWAPCSYIDKRKKPNLNRRTSTLCRPKVPPPAPPVKKQDSVETAPPSSPGSDAPESPVSPSGPVYEEPEYDVPAIGDLDLESEFEFLRGESSLVDFKNEETSSEKGSHLSSKPSPASSLHSASFKLGESFEDGQEAEGEAGGEEECIYENDGFLPFRETPERQCSRDSNLSKTSVLSENGKTANQASGGWRPAGNRLKIDLNGTPLSARSEQASSPKSASSESTPDLSRPKKDNEESKMTSFTKSSSKLRPVVRPKPQLAKASSAEKMDISTLRRQLRPTGQLKNGTKSKGEDSETASVISSEDSFSSQSTSDVSSIYSKGSRGESDMEGFNQYRTTDPYEKVQDSELSFPAGVVVEVLEKQESGWWYIRWGDAEGWAPTYFLEPARQQDDMGEYESYGTPTKPGCLSKSNSLEKNEQRVRVLNNINLNLKKVMPPIPSKPPGGLSKPASLFSSLKQNSTKQQQVVRPQSVFISAPIRDGASPAVSLRRNESLNSTDNPRVSPTVRRNASFGAVPRSLPSNNRNRSGTGSSESLGLNSPKNALPVSPVKPKPHIIHNNLREVYVSIADYHGDEETMGFPEGTSLEVLERNPNGWWYCKILDNGRPRKGWVPSNYLEKKH